The following are encoded in a window of Heteronotia binoei isolate CCM8104 ecotype False Entrance Well chromosome 9, APGP_CSIRO_Hbin_v1, whole genome shotgun sequence genomic DNA:
- the LOC132577080 gene encoding A-kinase anchor protein 4-like, giving the protein MTQEIDWLRSGAAVCKVNHYSPEGQKDQDRKMICFVDVCSLNVKDKDRRGFNELDLGSLEEKEVIVIKDNEKNNPNNTEGAVCLFKQGSTEELNIVSWLSNDLQKYAIGFQHALSPATGSRKTNAYTLASEKLPSSSSSGQRVSQESGTSSYVTKLCSLVVQKARQEIQNKLESSSSKTTRHPVPSSEKVPTTGSYDGGSEKPWSLDVHAKDIFGMALKLIQQHLIEKTKEASHEPHATSSSYAHRDSNYDRPGGSPSSKCPPGTGGLQEPSRHESPKASISGIILSLVQKVLRDAASNLDDSASDANRAYKQASTS; this is encoded by the coding sequence ATGACTCAAGAAATCGACTGGTTACGCAGTGGGGCAGCTGTATGTAAAGTAAACCACTACAGCCCTGAAGGACAGAAGGACCAGGACCGTAAAATGATATGCTTCGTTGATGTCTGCAGCCTAAACGTAAAGGATAAAGATCGGAGAGGATTTAATGAACTTGATCTGGGCAGTTTGGAGGAGAAAGAAGTTATTGTAATAAAAGACAATGAGAAAAACAACCCCAATAATACTGAAGGTGCCGTCTGCCTTTTCAAGCAAGGCTCCACTGAAGAGCTCAACATTGTGAGTTGGCTAAGCAATGACCTTCAGAAATATGCCATTGGATTTCAACATGCACTGTCACCTGCAACTGGCTCTCGTAAAACTAATGCCTACACCCTTGCATCTGAAAAGTTGCCTTCAAGTAGCTCCAGTGGTCAAAGAGTAAGCCAAGAAAGTGGTACTTCCAGCTATGTCACTAAACTTTGCTCCCTGGTGGTTCAAAAGGCACGTCAGGAAATCCAGAATAAACTGGAAAGTAGCAGCAGCAAGACCACACGCCATCCTGTGCCCAGTTCTGAAAAAGTTCCAACAACAGGGTCTTATGATGGTGGTTCAGAAAAGCCTTGGTCATTGGATGTGCATGCAAAAGACATTTTTGGAATGGCATTAAAACTGATACAGCAACACCTAATAGAAAAAACAAAGGAAGCATCTCATGAGCCACATGCCACTTCCTCTAGCTATGCACATAGGGATTCTAATTATGACCGGCCTGGAGGAAGCCCATCTTCCAAATGTCCTCCAGGGACAGGTGGGCTGCAAGAGCCTTCTCGGCATGAATCGCCAAAGGCAAGTATATCTGGTATCATCTTGTCACTTGTTCAGAAAGTCTTGCGTGATGCTGCTTCCAATCTGGATGACAGTGCCAGTGATGCAAACAGGGCTTATAAGCAGGCCTCCACTTCATAA